The Streptomyces sp. DH-12 genome has a window encoding:
- the malQ gene encoding 4-alpha-glucanotransferase — protein MTAPRPDGTPTEALSRLAALHGVATSYSPSPDTTVPASTTAVTLALAALGVDASTEEAVRAALAAREQEIGERLLPPTVVGWGARPPGALAALPEGTRLEIRTEDGGTRPSAEGLPPGVHLLTATAPDGRTARARLIVAPPRLPAPEGRSYGLLVQLYSLLSRRSWGMGDLADLGELAGWAGRALGAGFVQVNPLHAAVPGPPTDPSPYRPSSRRFPDPVHLRVEAVPEFAHVEDRERLHTLLERGARLREAVLAKGELIDRDAVWEAKREALELVRKVPLGPGRAAALHAFRAEQGQALEDHATWYALAEAHGPDWRRWPAPLRDPRSAGTARAREELRDRVDFHTWLVWLTDAQLTAAQRTAREAGMPVGIVHDLAVGVHPTGADAWAQQDHFAPGMSVGAPPDAFNARGQDWGLPPWRPDRLAESGYAPFRDLLRGLFRYAGALRIDHVMGLFRLWWVPEGRPPTEGTYVRYDAEAMLAVLVLEASRAGAPVIGEDLGTVEPGVREALRDRGVYGTSVLWFERDWEGDRRPLPPESWRADCLATATTHDLPSTAARLTGEHVELRDRLGLLARPLAEERAEAAADVREWLELLERLGLLPGPDGGTAGGADASREEAGVQAVHRYLLRTPARMVGVWLPDGVGDRRPQNLPGTSDEYPNWRLPVADAEGRPVTLEDLAASPRLRALADVLRAGAAPGG, from the coding sequence GTGACCGCGCCACGGCCGGACGGGACCCCCACCGAGGCGCTGTCCCGGCTCGCCGCCCTGCACGGCGTCGCCACCTCCTACAGCCCCTCCCCGGACACGACCGTCCCGGCCTCGACGACCGCCGTCACGCTCGCGCTGGCCGCCCTCGGCGTCGACGCGTCCACCGAGGAGGCCGTCCGCGCCGCCCTGGCCGCGCGCGAGCAGGAGATCGGCGAGCGGCTGCTGCCCCCCACCGTCGTCGGCTGGGGCGCCCGCCCGCCCGGCGCGCTCGCCGCGCTGCCCGAGGGCACCCGGCTGGAGATCCGCACCGAGGACGGCGGCACGCGCCCGTCCGCCGAGGGCCTCCCGCCCGGCGTGCACCTGCTGACCGCCACCGCCCCCGACGGCCGCACCGCACGCGCCCGCCTGATCGTCGCGCCGCCCCGGCTGCCCGCCCCCGAGGGACGCTCGTACGGACTGCTGGTGCAGCTCTACTCCCTGCTCTCCCGGCGCTCCTGGGGCATGGGCGACCTCGCCGACCTCGGTGAGCTCGCCGGGTGGGCCGGACGCGCGCTGGGCGCCGGGTTCGTGCAGGTGAACCCGTTGCACGCGGCCGTCCCCGGCCCCCCGACCGACCCCTCGCCGTACCGCCCCTCCTCGCGCCGCTTCCCCGACCCCGTGCACCTGCGGGTCGAGGCCGTGCCCGAGTTCGCGCACGTCGAGGACCGCGAGCGGCTGCACACCCTGCTGGAGCGAGGCGCCCGGCTGCGGGAGGCGGTGCTCGCCAAGGGCGAGCTGATCGACCGGGACGCGGTCTGGGAGGCCAAGCGGGAAGCCCTCGAACTGGTGCGGAAGGTCCCGCTCGGCCCCGGCCGCGCCGCCGCCCTGCACGCCTTCCGCGCCGAGCAGGGGCAGGCCCTGGAGGACCACGCCACCTGGTACGCGCTCGCCGAGGCGCACGGCCCCGACTGGCGCCGCTGGCCCGCCCCGCTGCGCGACCCCCGCTCGGCGGGGACCGCCCGCGCCCGCGAGGAGCTGCGGGACCGCGTCGACTTCCACACCTGGCTCGTCTGGCTCACCGACGCCCAGCTCACCGCCGCCCAGCGGACCGCGCGGGAGGCCGGGATGCCGGTGGGGATCGTGCACGACCTGGCCGTCGGCGTGCATCCCACCGGCGCGGACGCCTGGGCGCAGCAGGACCACTTCGCGCCCGGCATGTCGGTCGGCGCGCCCCCGGACGCCTTCAACGCGCGCGGCCAGGACTGGGGGCTGCCGCCCTGGCGCCCCGACCGCCTCGCCGAGAGCGGGTACGCCCCCTTCCGCGACCTGCTGCGGGGCCTGTTCCGGTACGCGGGCGCCCTGCGCATCGACCATGTGATGGGCCTGTTCCGGCTCTGGTGGGTGCCCGAGGGCCGCCCGCCCACCGAGGGGACGTACGTCCGCTACGACGCCGAGGCCATGCTCGCCGTGCTCGTCCTGGAGGCGTCCCGCGCCGGGGCGCCGGTGATCGGCGAGGACCTCGGGACGGTCGAGCCCGGGGTGCGCGAGGCGCTGCGCGACCGCGGGGTGTACGGCACGTCGGTGCTGTGGTTCGAGCGGGACTGGGAGGGCGACCGCCGGCCGCTGCCGCCGGAGAGCTGGCGCGCCGACTGCCTGGCCACGGCCACCACCCACGACCTCCCGTCCACCGCCGCCCGCCTCACCGGCGAGCACGTGGAACTGCGCGACCGCCTGGGCCTGCTCGCCCGGCCCCTCGCCGAGGAACGGGCGGAGGCCGCGGCGGACGTGCGGGAGTGGCTGGAGCTGCTGGAGCGGCTCGGCCTGCTGCCCGGCCCGGACGGCGGGACGGCCGGCGGCGCGGACGCCTCCCGGGAGGAGGCCGGCGTCCAGGCGGTCCACCGCTACCTGCTGCGCACCCCGGCCCGCATGGTCGGGGTGTGGCTGCCGGACGGCGTCGGGGACCGGCGTCCGCAGAACCTGCCCGGCACCTCGGACGAGTACCCGAACTGGCGGCTGCCCGTCGCCGACGCCGAGGGGCGCCCGGTGACGCTGGAGGACCTGGCGGCGTCCCCCCGGCTGCGGGCGCTGGCCGACGTGCTGCGCGCCGGCGCCGCGCCCGGTGGCTGA